A DNA window from Daucus carota subsp. sativus chromosome 3, DH1 v3.0, whole genome shotgun sequence contains the following coding sequences:
- the LOC108215100 gene encoding protein FAR1-RELATED SEQUENCE 5-like isoform X1, which yields MDPQFENQSMELEENEEEDTEQLKAQEENNEEETSKKLSPPEVNTIFDSETEVYEYYRQYGIQNGFGIMIRNTRKIEGVNTYMTVACHRYGEPNQKAPDSLKPKPVVKTNCKARLCAKRMDEDDKWRVTQFDNEHNHNLSPSKAYRFRCNRKLTNHAKRSLNLFDEAGIPMNKSYNALVVEHGGHENMTFSKKDCENYMRTIRRLRLAEGDAVALQNYFNKAQSIDSKFYYSMDLDDENRIKNLFWADARCRAAYKEFGDVVTFDTTYLTNKYDMPFAPFVGVNHHGQSILLGCGLISNEDTPTFIWLFETWLTCMSGYPPNAIITDQDRAMQNAIEKVFPNARHRWCLWHIMKKIPEKLKGYKEYDSIKFELQNIVYDSIEVDTFELGWSSMISNYNLKDNDWLNRLYDGRHKWVPCFVKDCFWAGMSTTQRSESMNAFFDGYVNAKTSLREFVGKYDNALKDKVEKEVHADTRSLSTTIPCVTPHVIEKQFQENYTNDKFKEFQKEMINLMYCECMMLDSDEVIFNYQVEEIQYVGDSQMRRTIKYNVCFIKEVGDEYDVKCGCRLFEFRGIICRHIIKVLLFKQNVFTMSSKYILRRWRKNVKRIHSRTKVTYSTWKDSEEKRMYDMVCDAFYRIVDLATQKIERCNSLVDTFKKLELEWDNNDECISKKISVDKQTSKSEGKKSKNSDSSLSIHSPIKKRCKGRPPTRRKQSKVDTVVKCLKKKSKKGGKKNCIQSDLNDLSEELLTFLPEDGPNHLTNLRQQTPDDASGNGNIALIQEVNDNNVLKVVAGLTFESAVDSRTTRPLVSALSVPEEATNITSTTNTS from the exons ATGGATCCCCAGTTTGAAAACCAGTCCATGGAACTAGAGGAGAACGAGGAAGAAGATACAGAGCAGTTAAAGGCCCAAGAGGAAAATAATGAAGAGGAAACAAGTAAAAAACTCTCACCCCCTGAGGTAAACACAATTTTTGATTCTGAAACTGAGGTGTATGAATACTATAGACAATATGGTATACAAAATGGATTTGGGATTATGATAAGAAATACTAGAAAAATCGAAGGAGTTAATACATATATGACTGTTGCATGTCACCGATATGGTGAGCCAAATCAAAAGGCACCGGATAGCTTAAAGCCAAAACCTGttgtgaaaacaaattgtaaagCTAGACTTTGTGCAAAAAGAATGGATGAGGATGATAAATGGCGTGTGACTCAATTTGATAATGAACACAATCACAATTTGAGTCCAAGCAAGGCATATAGATTTCGTTGTAACAGAAAATTAACAAATCATGCAAAGAGAAGTCTTAATTTGTTTGATGAAGCTGGTATTCCCATGAACAAGAGTTACAATGCTCTTGTGGTTGAACATGGAGGTCATGAAAATATGACTTTTAGCAAAAAAGATTGTGAAAATTATATGAGGACAATAAGAAGGTTGAGGTTGGCTGAGGGTGATGCAGTTGCTctccaaaattattttaataaagcCCAATCAATAGATTCCAAGTTTTATTATTCAATGGATCTTGATGATGAAAATAGGATAAAAAATCTATTTTGGGCTGATGCACGATGTAGAGCGGCATATAAAGAGTTCGGAGATGTAGTAACTTTTGATACTACATACCTGACTAACAAATATGATATGCCGTTCGCGCCTTTTGTAGGAGTTAATCATCATGGCCAGTCAATTTTACTTGGTTGTGGTTTAATTTCAAATGAAGACACACCAACATTTATATGGTTGTTTGAAACTTGGCTCACTTGTATGTCTGGTTATCCTCCTAATGCTATAATAACAGATCAAGATAGAGCAATGCAAAATGCAATTGAGAAAGTGTTTCCTAATGCACGCCACCGGTGGTGTTTATGGCACATAATgaaaaaaattcctgaaaagTTAAAAGGGTACAAAGAGTATGATTCAATAAAGTTTGAACTACAGAATATTGTTTATGATTCCATTGAGGTTGATACTTTTGAATTAGGATGGAGTTctatgatttcaaattataatttgaaagaTAATGACTGGCTCAATAGGTTGTATGATGGAagacataaatgggtcccttgTTTTGTGAAAGATTGTTTTTGGGCAGGAATGTCAACTACACAAAGAAGTGAAAGTATGAATGCTTTTTTTGATGGATATGTCAATGCTAAAACATCCTTAAGGGAATTTGTGGGAAAATATGATAATGCTTTGAAAGATAAGGTGGAAAAAGAAGTTCACGCCGATACTCGCTCATTGAGTACTACTATCCCTTGTGTCACACCTCATGTTATAGAGAAGCAATTTCAGGAGAATTATACTAATGATAAGTTTAAAGAGTTTCAAAAAGAGATGATAAATCTCATGTATTGTGAATGCATGATGTTAGATTCTGATGAGGTCATCTTTAATTATCAAGTGGAGGAGATACAATATGTGGGTGATTCTCAAATGCGGAGAACTATTAAATACAATGTTTGCTTCATTAAAGAGGTTGGAGATGAATATGATGTCAAATGTGGATGCCGTCTTTTTGAGTTTCGTGGAATAATTTGTAGGCATATTATCAAGGTGCTTCTTTTTAAGCAAAATGTTTTTACAATGTCAAGTAAATACATTTTAAGAAGATGGAGGAAGAATGTAAAAAGAATTCATAGTCGAACTAAAGTGACATATAGTACATGGAAAGATTCTGAAGAGAAGCGTATGTATGATATGGTTTGTGATGCTTTTTATAGAATTGTTGACTTGGCGACTCAAAAGATAGAGAGGTGCAACAGCTTGGTTGATACATTCAAAAAATTGGAGTTGGAATGGGATAATAATGATGAATGTATTTCAAAGAAAATATCTGTAGATAAGCAGACTAGTAAGAGTGAaggtaaaaagtcaaaaaattcTGATTCGAGTTTAAGTATTCATTCACCGATTAAGAAAAGGTGCAAAGGTCGTCCACCAACTAGGAGAAAGCAGTCAAAGGTTGATACAGTTGTTAAGTGTCTGAAGAAAAAG TCCAAAAAGGGTGGGAAAAAGAATTGCATACAGTCGGATCTGAATGATTTAAGTGAAGAGCTTTTAACTTTTTTGCCAGAGGATG GGCCAAATCACTTGACAAATTTGAGGCAGCAGACACCTGATGATGCTAGTGGTAATGGCAATATAGCTTTAATCCAAGAAGTCAATGATAATAATGTTTTGAAAGTTGTTGCCGGACTGACTTTTGAATCTGCAGTAGATAGCAGAACAACAAGACCACTTGTCTCCGCACTATCTG TACCAGAGGAGGCTACAAATATCACATCCACCACCAACACCAGTTAG
- the LOC108210516 gene encoding glycerophosphodiester phosphodiesterase GDPD6 isoform X1 yields MVSSSVAPFIFLLLVLGCSARPLYPLPSRRNDKTKQPLQTFRPYNVAHRGSNGEIPEETAAAYMRAIEEGTDFIETDILASKDGALICFHDVILDDTTDIAEHKKFASRKRTYDVQGLNTTGYFTVDFTLDELKSLRVKQRFSFRDQQYNGKFSIITFEEFISIALDAPRIVGIYPEIKNPVLINQHVKWPGGKKFEDKFVETLVKYGYKGSYLSKHWLKQPAFIQSFAPTSLIYISNQTDLPKIFLIDDVNVPCQDTNQTFAEITSDGYLDFIKEYVVGIGPWKDTLVPVSNNYLQTPNDLVARAHAHDLQVHPYTFRNENLFLHYNYSQDPYLEYDFWINEVGVDGLFTDFTGSLHRYQEWTSPSISDDDASTLLHKIASMVSKYRKT; encoded by the exons ATGGTTTCATCTA GTGTTGCCCCTTTTATTTTTCTGCTACTCGTTCTTGGGTGTTCTGCACGACCTCTTTATCCACTCCCTAGCAGAAGGAATGATAAAACTAAACAGCCCCTTCAAACTTTCCGTCCATATAATGTAGCACATCGTGGTTCTAATGGGGAAATTCCTGAAGAAACTGCTGCTGCATATATG AGGGCTATTGAAGAGGGTACAGACTTCATAGAAACAGATATTCTTGCATCCAAAGATGGTGCGCttatatgcttccatgatgtaATTCTTGATGATACGACCGATATAGCCGAACACAAAAAGTTTGCATCACGAAAGAGGACGTATGATGTACAAGGGCTCAATACCACCGGCTATTTTACTGTTGATTTTACTCTTGATGAACTGAAATCATTAAGGGTGAAGCAGAGGTTCTCGTTCCGGGACCAACAATATAATG GAAAATTTTCTATCATTACTTTCGAAGAGTTTATCTCAATTGCACTGGATGCACCTAGAATAGTGGGAATATATCCAGAAATTAAAAATCCGGTCCTGATCAACCAGCAT GTAAAATGGCCAGGTGGTAAGAAATTTGAAGACAAATTTGTTGAGACACTTGTGAAGTATGGATACAAAGGTTCATATCTGTCAAAGCACTGGTTAAAACAACCTGCATTTATCCAGTCCTTTGCCCCCACATCacttatttatatatcaaaCCAGACCGATTTGCCTAAAATTTTCTTAATTGATGATGTGAATGTTCCGTGTCAAGACACTAATCAG ACATTTGCAGAAATCACTTCAGATGGTTACCTTGACTTTATAAAAGAATACGTAGTGGGGATCGGACCTTGGAAGGATACGCTGGTTCCTGTATCAAATAATTATCTGCAAACACCTAACGACCTTGTTGCCAGAGCACATGCTCATGACTTGCAG GTGCACCCATACACCTTTCGGAATGAAAATCTGTTCTTACATTACAACTACAGTCAAGACCCATATCTCGAATATGATTTCTGGATAAACGAAGTAGGAGTTGATGGACTCTTTACCGACTTCACTGGTAGCCTCCACAGATACCAGGAATGGACCTCTCCTTCCATCTCTGATGATGATGCATCTACCTTATTGCATAAGATTGCATCAATGGTCTCAAAGTATCGTAAGACATAA
- the LOC108215100 gene encoding protein FAR1-RELATED SEQUENCE 5-like isoform X2, translated as MDPQFENQSMELEENEEEDTEQLKAQEENNEEETSKKLSPPEVNTIFDSETEVYEYYRQYGIQNGFGIMIRNTRKIEGVNTYMTVACHRYGEPNQKAPDSLKPKPVVKTNCKARLCAKRMDEDDKWRVTQFDNEHNHNLSPSKAYRFRCNRKLTNHAKRSLNLFDEAGIPMNKSYNALVVEHGGHENMTFSKKDCENYMRTIRRLRLAEGDAVALQNYFNKAQSIDSKFYYSMDLDDENRIKNLFWADARCRAAYKEFGDVVTFDTTYLTNKYDMPFAPFVGVNHHGQSILLGCGLISNEDTPTFIWLFETWLTCMSGYPPNAIITDQDRAMQNAIEKVFPNARHRWCLWHIMKKIPEKLKGYKEYDSIKFELQNIVYDSIEVDTFELGWSSMISNYNLKDNDWLNRLYDGRHKWVPCFVKDCFWAGMSTTQRSESMNAFFDGYVNAKTSLREFVGKYDNALKDKVEKEVHADTRSLSTTIPCVTPHVIEKQFQENYTNDKFKEFQKEMINLMYCECMMLDSDEVIFNYQVEEIQYVGDSQMRRTIKYNVCFIKEVGDEYDVKCGCRLFEFRGIICRHIIKVLLFKQNVFTMSSKYILRRWRKNVKRIHSRTKVTYSTWKDSEEKRMYDMVCDAFYRIVDLATQKIERCNSLVDTFKKLELEWDNNDECISKKISVDKQTSKSEGKKSKNSDSSLSIHSPIKKRCKGRPPTRRKQSKVDTVVKCLKKKSKKGGKKNCIQSDLNDLSEELLTFLPEDGPNHLTNLRQQTPDDASVDSRTTRPLVSALSVPEEATNITSTTNTS; from the exons ATGGATCCCCAGTTTGAAAACCAGTCCATGGAACTAGAGGAGAACGAGGAAGAAGATACAGAGCAGTTAAAGGCCCAAGAGGAAAATAATGAAGAGGAAACAAGTAAAAAACTCTCACCCCCTGAGGTAAACACAATTTTTGATTCTGAAACTGAGGTGTATGAATACTATAGACAATATGGTATACAAAATGGATTTGGGATTATGATAAGAAATACTAGAAAAATCGAAGGAGTTAATACATATATGACTGTTGCATGTCACCGATATGGTGAGCCAAATCAAAAGGCACCGGATAGCTTAAAGCCAAAACCTGttgtgaaaacaaattgtaaagCTAGACTTTGTGCAAAAAGAATGGATGAGGATGATAAATGGCGTGTGACTCAATTTGATAATGAACACAATCACAATTTGAGTCCAAGCAAGGCATATAGATTTCGTTGTAACAGAAAATTAACAAATCATGCAAAGAGAAGTCTTAATTTGTTTGATGAAGCTGGTATTCCCATGAACAAGAGTTACAATGCTCTTGTGGTTGAACATGGAGGTCATGAAAATATGACTTTTAGCAAAAAAGATTGTGAAAATTATATGAGGACAATAAGAAGGTTGAGGTTGGCTGAGGGTGATGCAGTTGCTctccaaaattattttaataaagcCCAATCAATAGATTCCAAGTTTTATTATTCAATGGATCTTGATGATGAAAATAGGATAAAAAATCTATTTTGGGCTGATGCACGATGTAGAGCGGCATATAAAGAGTTCGGAGATGTAGTAACTTTTGATACTACATACCTGACTAACAAATATGATATGCCGTTCGCGCCTTTTGTAGGAGTTAATCATCATGGCCAGTCAATTTTACTTGGTTGTGGTTTAATTTCAAATGAAGACACACCAACATTTATATGGTTGTTTGAAACTTGGCTCACTTGTATGTCTGGTTATCCTCCTAATGCTATAATAACAGATCAAGATAGAGCAATGCAAAATGCAATTGAGAAAGTGTTTCCTAATGCACGCCACCGGTGGTGTTTATGGCACATAATgaaaaaaattcctgaaaagTTAAAAGGGTACAAAGAGTATGATTCAATAAAGTTTGAACTACAGAATATTGTTTATGATTCCATTGAGGTTGATACTTTTGAATTAGGATGGAGTTctatgatttcaaattataatttgaaagaTAATGACTGGCTCAATAGGTTGTATGATGGAagacataaatgggtcccttgTTTTGTGAAAGATTGTTTTTGGGCAGGAATGTCAACTACACAAAGAAGTGAAAGTATGAATGCTTTTTTTGATGGATATGTCAATGCTAAAACATCCTTAAGGGAATTTGTGGGAAAATATGATAATGCTTTGAAAGATAAGGTGGAAAAAGAAGTTCACGCCGATACTCGCTCATTGAGTACTACTATCCCTTGTGTCACACCTCATGTTATAGAGAAGCAATTTCAGGAGAATTATACTAATGATAAGTTTAAAGAGTTTCAAAAAGAGATGATAAATCTCATGTATTGTGAATGCATGATGTTAGATTCTGATGAGGTCATCTTTAATTATCAAGTGGAGGAGATACAATATGTGGGTGATTCTCAAATGCGGAGAACTATTAAATACAATGTTTGCTTCATTAAAGAGGTTGGAGATGAATATGATGTCAAATGTGGATGCCGTCTTTTTGAGTTTCGTGGAATAATTTGTAGGCATATTATCAAGGTGCTTCTTTTTAAGCAAAATGTTTTTACAATGTCAAGTAAATACATTTTAAGAAGATGGAGGAAGAATGTAAAAAGAATTCATAGTCGAACTAAAGTGACATATAGTACATGGAAAGATTCTGAAGAGAAGCGTATGTATGATATGGTTTGTGATGCTTTTTATAGAATTGTTGACTTGGCGACTCAAAAGATAGAGAGGTGCAACAGCTTGGTTGATACATTCAAAAAATTGGAGTTGGAATGGGATAATAATGATGAATGTATTTCAAAGAAAATATCTGTAGATAAGCAGACTAGTAAGAGTGAaggtaaaaagtcaaaaaattcTGATTCGAGTTTAAGTATTCATTCACCGATTAAGAAAAGGTGCAAAGGTCGTCCACCAACTAGGAGAAAGCAGTCAAAGGTTGATACAGTTGTTAAGTGTCTGAAGAAAAAG TCCAAAAAGGGTGGGAAAAAGAATTGCATACAGTCGGATCTGAATGATTTAAGTGAAGAGCTTTTAACTTTTTTGCCAGAGGATG GGCCAAATCACTTGACAAATTTGAGGCAGCAGACACCTGATGATGCTAGTG TAGATAGCAGAACAACAAGACCACTTGTCTCCGCACTATCTG TACCAGAGGAGGCTACAAATATCACATCCACCACCAACACCAGTTAG
- the LOC108211604 gene encoding replication protein A 70 kDa DNA-binding subunit B, protein MVKTVSPDAISVIMANPSPDSSSSDYPDIVVQVLDLKLTGNSRFRFVANDGKMKLDGMFPSSLSNEVNSGNIQNLGLIRILDYTLNDIPLKNKKYLIVTKCEVVSPPLEAEIVDVVKSEETGILLKPKQDVEVNNVQGLGIVLKPKQEMFAKSAAQIVHEQTGNMAPSARMAMTRRVHPLVSLNPYQGNWTIKVRLTNKGNMRNYKNARGEGCVFNVELTDEDGTQIQATMFNEAAKKFYDRFQLGKAYYISKGTLRVANKQFKTVPNDYEMTLNENSVVEEAIDEGTFIPETKFNFVPIDQLGPYVNNSELVDVIGVVQSVSPTMSIRRKSNNETIPKRDITIADESKKTVVVSLWNDLATTVGQDLLDIADQSPIVALKSLKVGDFQGVSLSALSRTVIVVNPETPESRKLKSWYDSEGKDSSMASVGTGLSPSSKSGGRSMYTDRVSVSYITSNPSLGEDKPVFFSTKGYISFIKPDQSMWYRACKTCNKKVTEAIGSGFWCEGCQKNDDSCNLRYIMVAKVADASGEALLSFFNDQAENVIGCSADELDKLRSQDGDGSTYQMKLKEATWVPHLFRVSVVPQEYNNEKRQRITVRTVAPVDYAAESRFLLEEITKMKASQ, encoded by the exons ATGGTGAAAACAGTGAGCCCGGATGCAATCTCAGTGATTATGGCAAACCCATCTcctgattcatcttcttctgaTTACCCGGATATTGTTGTTCAAGTTCTTGATCTTAAACTTACTGGCAATAGCCGCTTcag GTTTGTAGCCAATGACGGGAAAATGAAGCTTGATGGAATGTTCCCATCTAGCTTGTCAAATGAAGTCAACTCCGGGAACATTCAGAACTTGGGGCTTATACGTATTCTTGATTATACTCTTAATGACATTCCTCTTAAGAACAAAAA ATACCTGATTGTAACAAAGTGTGAGGTTGTGTCTCCTCCGCTTGAAGCAGAAATTGTTGATGTGGTGAAATCTGAAGAAACAGGAATTCTGTTGAAGCCCAAACAGGATGTGGAGGTCAATAATGTACAAGGTCTTGGCATTGTTTTAAAGCCAAAGCAAGAAATGTTTGCGAAATCAGCTGCACAAATTGTTCATGAACAAACTGGAAA CATGGCCCCTTCTGCACGAATGGCAATGACCCGAAGAGTTCATCCACTTGTTTCTTTGAATCCATATCAAGGAAACTGGACCATAAAGGTTCGGCTTACAAACAAAGGAAACATGCGCAACTATAAGAATGCCAGAGGGGAAGGCTGTGTTTTCAACGTAGAGTTGACAGACGAAGAT GGTACACAAATTCAAGCAACAATGTTCAATGAGGCTGCAAAGAAGTTCTACGACAGATTTCAACTTGGGAAGGCCTATTACATATCAAAGGGAACTCTAAGAGTTGCTAACAAGCAGTTCAAGACTGTACCAAATGATTATGAGATGACTTTGAATGAAAATTCAGTAGTGGAGGAGGCAATTGATGAAGGAACTTTCATTCctgaaacaaaatttaattttgttcctaTTGATCAGTTGGGACCATATGTCAATAATTCTGAGCTTGTCG ATGTTATTGGTGTGGTGCAAAGTGTATCCCCCACCATGAGTATTCGCAGAAAAAGCAACAATGAAACCATCCCCAAGCGCGACATAACTATTGCAGATGAGAG TAAGAAGACTGTAGTGGTGTCATTGTGGAACGATCTTGCTACTACTGTTGGACAAGATCTGTTGGATATTGCTGATCAATCTCCTATAGTTGCACTTAAATCCCTAAAAGTTGGGGACTTCCAAG GAGTATCATTGTCTGCATTGAGTAGAACTGTTATCGTGGTGAATCCAGAGACACCTGAATCTAGAAAATTGAAGTCCTG GTATGATTCTGAAGGCAAAGATAGTTCAATGGCTTCTGTCGGCACTGGGTTAAGCCCCTCTTCCAAGAGCGGAGGTCGATCTATGTATACTGATAGAGTATCTGTTTCTTACATAACATCTAACCCATCCTTGGGTGAGGATAAG CCTGTGTTTTTCAGTACCAAGGGTTACATAAGTTTTATCAAGCCAGATCAGTCAATGTGGTATCGAGCTTGCAAGACATGCAACAAGAAAGTTACTGAAGCTATTGGATCTGGATTTTGGTGTGAAGGATGCCAGAAAAATGATGATTCATGCAACTTGAG ATATATAATGGTTGCCAAAGTTGCTGATGCAAGTGGTGAAGCTTTGCTGTCTTTCTTCAATGATCAAGCTGAGAATGTAATTGGCTGCTCTGCAGATGAGCTTGACAAGTTAAGATCACAG GATGGAGATGGGAGTACTTATCAAATGAAATTGAAAGAAGCCACATGGGTGCCTCATCTATTCCGAGTAAGCGTTGTCCCGCAGGAATACAACAATGAGAAGCGACAAAGGATAACTGTAAGAACTGTTGCTCCTGTTGATTACGCAGCTGAGTCCAGATTTTTGCTGGAAGAGATCACTAAAATGAAAGCTTCTCAATAA
- the LOC108210516 gene encoding glycerophosphodiester phosphodiesterase GDPD6 isoform X3 has product MPGVAPFIFLLLVLGCSARPLYPLPSRRNDKTKQPLQTFRPYNVAHRGSNGEIPEETAAAYMRAIEEGTDFIETDILASKDGALICFHDVILDDTTDIAEHKKFASRKRTYDVQGLNTTGYFTVDFTLDELKSLRVKQRFSFRDQQYNGKFSIITFEEFISIALDAPRIVGIYPEIKNPVLINQHVKWPGGKKFEDKFVETLVKYGYKGSYLSKHWLKQPAFIQSFAPTSLIYISNQTDLPKIFLIDDVNVPCQDTNQTFAEITSDGYLDFIKEYVVGIGPWKDTLVPVSNNYLQTPNDLVARAHAHDLQVHPYTFRNENLFLHYNYSQDPYLEYDFWINEVGVDGLFTDFTGSLHRYQEWTSPSISDDDASTLLHKIASMVSKYRKT; this is encoded by the exons ATGCCAG GTGTTGCCCCTTTTATTTTTCTGCTACTCGTTCTTGGGTGTTCTGCACGACCTCTTTATCCACTCCCTAGCAGAAGGAATGATAAAACTAAACAGCCCCTTCAAACTTTCCGTCCATATAATGTAGCACATCGTGGTTCTAATGGGGAAATTCCTGAAGAAACTGCTGCTGCATATATG AGGGCTATTGAAGAGGGTACAGACTTCATAGAAACAGATATTCTTGCATCCAAAGATGGTGCGCttatatgcttccatgatgtaATTCTTGATGATACGACCGATATAGCCGAACACAAAAAGTTTGCATCACGAAAGAGGACGTATGATGTACAAGGGCTCAATACCACCGGCTATTTTACTGTTGATTTTACTCTTGATGAACTGAAATCATTAAGGGTGAAGCAGAGGTTCTCGTTCCGGGACCAACAATATAATG GAAAATTTTCTATCATTACTTTCGAAGAGTTTATCTCAATTGCACTGGATGCACCTAGAATAGTGGGAATATATCCAGAAATTAAAAATCCGGTCCTGATCAACCAGCAT GTAAAATGGCCAGGTGGTAAGAAATTTGAAGACAAATTTGTTGAGACACTTGTGAAGTATGGATACAAAGGTTCATATCTGTCAAAGCACTGGTTAAAACAACCTGCATTTATCCAGTCCTTTGCCCCCACATCacttatttatatatcaaaCCAGACCGATTTGCCTAAAATTTTCTTAATTGATGATGTGAATGTTCCGTGTCAAGACACTAATCAG ACATTTGCAGAAATCACTTCAGATGGTTACCTTGACTTTATAAAAGAATACGTAGTGGGGATCGGACCTTGGAAGGATACGCTGGTTCCTGTATCAAATAATTATCTGCAAACACCTAACGACCTTGTTGCCAGAGCACATGCTCATGACTTGCAG GTGCACCCATACACCTTTCGGAATGAAAATCTGTTCTTACATTACAACTACAGTCAAGACCCATATCTCGAATATGATTTCTGGATAAACGAAGTAGGAGTTGATGGACTCTTTACCGACTTCACTGGTAGCCTCCACAGATACCAGGAATGGACCTCTCCTTCCATCTCTGATGATGATGCATCTACCTTATTGCATAAGATTGCATCAATGGTCTCAAAGTATCGTAAGACATAA